A stretch of DNA from Natrinema halophilum:
GACTCGTGCTCTACTGGTGGGGCGCCGGATTTGCCGAACTGAGCGCCCTCACGTTCGCCGTTCTCGTTTTCCTCGCCGTGATCACTGCGCTCGTCGAGTTCTTCGGCGGTTCGATTGCCGCCCGCGCCGGAGGCGCATCCTGGTTGACGACTGTCGTTGCCGCCATCGTTGGTATTATCCTCATGGTCGTCACTGGACCGCTCGGCCTCCTCGTCGGACTCTTCGGGACGGTCTTTGCGCTCGAGTTCGTCCGAAACGGCGAACTCGAGGGGAGCACGCGATCGGCGGTCTACACGACGATCGGAATCCTCGCGTCGACGGCGGTTCAGGTTCTGCTGACGATGTCGATCCTCCTGGGGTTTGTCGTCGCCGTCTTCCTGCTCTGAGGGAAACACTGAAGCCGTGGGTACCGTTGACTCGGATTGATGGAGTGTTCCGAGTCACACTGCGAACGTCCCGCGGCGGTCGAACTGCACATCCCCTGGGACGAGAATCGTCTCGTCTGTGCTGCTCATGCCCGCGTCCTCGGCCGGCAAGACGGCGTCGTGGCCGATCCGAATCCGGATCGGGCCGAGGATCTGCTCGGCTAGGAAGGGGGTCGACG
This window harbors:
- a CDS encoding DUF456 domain-containing protein encodes the protein MVDIVTVFAFALLLGAIVGAAVPMVPSGLLSIAGLVLYWWGAGFAELSALTFAVLVFLAVITALVEFFGGSIAARAGGASWLTTVVAAIVGIILMVVTGPLGLLVGLFGTVFALEFVRNGELEGSTRSAVYTTIGILASTAVQVLLTMSILLGFVVAVFLL